From the Terriglobales bacterium genome, the window ACGACCACCGGGTCAGAAGACACCAGGACAGCCTGCAAGTCACAGCTATTCATATTTCCTCCACGAAGGTTCTTGGGGGAGTGCGGGGGAGTCCTATTCTGGAACGATTACGAAAGTCTTCAAAATCGCCGGAGCCTCTTTATCAAGGTGCGGCGTTGTTTCTGTGGGGAGAGTGCGCACTTCATATCTTGTTTCGCGTGGAGTCGTGTCCAGGTTGAATGTAACTGGACCGTCATGGCGCGGCGCCGGACTCATGTTGAGCGCCTGAACGACCGGCATCACAACTACGCTAATGTGCAAAACCGCCTGCCGGGATCCTACCTGGTTCGACTCGGCTTGCAGAGCAGGGGTCACTCCGAACAGGATGAACACGAGCACACATATTGCGAGTGCTATCACGTTCATTACCCGTACCGGATTCCCGTTTCTGTACTGCATGGGATGCAATCTTTCCGCCAACCGTGGCTTGCAGACGTAAGTCACTGGTTTTGGGGCATTTATTGTAGATCAGGCGGATGGCCAGTCAACTAGTATTCTGTCCGAATTTTGGAAAGTGTCCGGGATTTGGACACCTCGAAAACAAGTCCCCTAAGGGTCCTAGCGACGGATATTAAGGGCAGTAAAAGGGGCGACGGCCCCATTCTTTGGTCGTAACTCACCCGGCTCGGCAATCTGCAAAGGTGCGAAGCGTAAGGCCGAATGCGCACGCCAGGGAACGCAAAAAAAACCGAAACACTCCGCGGAATCTACACAGACAACAAACGACTTAGCGAAAGGGCCGATACTACCGATACCTTAGGTATTTTCCGGGCGAGATTTATCTATCTAGGAGGTGTTTGCTGCCGGAGGGCCCTGCATGAAGCGTAGCCTGCTATTAGTTTTGTTGATCACTCTAGGAACGTCGTCAGGTCAAGTTTCGAGCAATCGATCAGTTGGTGTCGGCAGCGATTTGCGGTCGGAGTCCGATGCCGCGCGGCGGTTGCTTACCTGGAGCGAAGGAGTGCAGGTAATAAAGATCGCGTGGAAGAACCTTAGCAAATTCGACTCGGCCATCGATTGCTCGCACTTGGTAAACCAAATTTACGAGCAAGCCGGCCTACACTATCAGTATGCCACGTCAAATGAACTGTACCAGGGAGTCGACGGGTTCGAACGGGTTCGGACGCCACAGCCGGCAGACCTAATCGTGTGGCCTGGACATGTCGGCGTCATTGTCAATCCTCAGGAGCATTCGTTCTATAGCTCGTTGAACAGCGGCCTGAAAATCGATTCGTACGACTCTGCCACTTGGCGCGCTCGAGGTCCAGCTCGCTTTTTCCGCCTTATAGTGCTGAATGGAGACCGTATACGCAACACTACGAACGAAAATGTAGTTGCCCGTTCAGACGAGGACGGATTCGATACTAGTCCCACAGACCATCCCGCATCGGCAAACCTGGGTTCAGCGCTCAAGACGAAATCCCTCCCGGCCCCATCCTCCGACGAGGTATTCCTAAACTGGGAACGGCCCAAGAAAAGTGCTGTCCAAAGTGCGCTTTTGCGGGCATGGGGCCTCCCCTCAGACGATCGGCAGGACAGGTGGCAAGGAGCATCGGAAACGGTGATCGTAGAAACACTCAAGGTCGAGCGCATTTTACTGAGAGGAGCTACTGGGAAATTGGAAGTGAAAATCAGATCCGTCGCCCGTATCACGCCTGAAGAAATGCAGACCCATCCTTCGAACGACGCTGTGACTTTCCGCCTGATTCGCACCCAGAATGGGTGGAAAATCGACGACCGAGCCGGCCCCATGTACTTGGCCGGAGACGCCGCGGTGGTTGCCATCTCGGAGCATCTGGCCAGCATCGCGCGAGCAAACGCCTCCCGCGCAGAACAGGCCGAAGCCGCTGCGCTCTTGCATTCGCTGCTGCAGTAGCAACCTGCCCTTACTCGATCAGTCTTGCGGTCGCCCTACCGTGGCTGGTTGTCGTTGTCAGGCGTTGTTGTTGCGGGGCGACGAGTGCCTCGCCCAACTAATGCCGGAGTCTTTCCTGAGCGGCGGTTCAGCTCCTGTTGAGCCTGAATGCTGGCTTCGGTCTTGCTGTCGTTCTTGTCGGCAACTTCGACCAACTTCTTGCCTTCATCCTCGGCTCGGCTGGCCAGAGTTACGTGGCGCTCGTGATTGTCCGCTTCTTTGGCTTTGCTGTAGTAGAAATTTGCGGATTCGCGGTCCCCGTTCAGCTCGGCGACATATCCCATGTTGTTCAGAGCGAACGCATCCTCCGGATTGAGCTTGTAGGCCTGTGTGAAGTACTTCAGGGCCTCGGCGCGATTGTTACGATTGAGCGCAGAAACACCTCGTTGATTCAAGCGCGCGACTCTGGCATCCGTACTGTCTTCCTTGGCCAAAGCTGACTGCACTTTTTTCGCATTGCTGGCAGCGACCTTGCTGATTGGGCGTCCTCGCCATGATTTGTTCACGGTAACGATCACGGGCTCGTCCGAATTGGCGTCGGCCGCTGCGCGATAGTAGTTAATCGCAGCTTCGAGCTCGCCCTCTTTCTCCTTCGTGTAGCCCATATTGTTCAACGTGAATGGATTTCGCGGATCAATGCGCAATGCCTTCTGCAGAATGGCGTCTGCTTCCGCCACGCGATCTTTGTTTAGCAGACTGATTGCTTCTACGTTCAGGACATTCGACTGAACGTTGCCCGTCTGTGCATGGCCTGCGACCTCGGCTACCGTCTTACCCTTGATGTTGTCGTTGCTAGCGCGATCGATCGTAGCCTGTGACTTCTGATCCTGTGAAAGTTGATAAAAGCGCTGGGCGCGATCGACATCGCCTTCCAATTCGGCGATGTAGCCAAGGTTGTTCAGCGTGAACGGATCATCCGGATCGAGCAGGTAGGCCTTGTAGAAAAGCTTCTTGGCTTTGGCGTAGTCGTGCTTTTCCACGGCCTTTACACCATCGCGGTTGAGTGCCTGCACGGGAGTCGGTTTACTGCGTTTTGGAATACTGATTCGCAGTGTTTTTTCCTCGGCATGGAGGAACGAGGCAAGGAGCACCGTCGAGAAGAGAACAAGCGAAATTCGAGACCAGGGACTTTTCACCAGGATCATGGGCCTCCGCATCCGGCATTGATGCAGAGGCGCAGGGCCGCCTCGCTGCCGGAGCAGTCGATGGTTATGGGAGTAGCTGCACTGGATTTTTGGTTGCATCAGGAGGAATCGGGTGATCGGGTGATCGGGTTAGCGGGTCAAGTAACAGCCGAAAGAACGGCATCCTGAAGTCAGTTGTCATCCTGAGCCTCGTTTGGGCGAAGGATCTCTGGGGATACGGCGGACTTACTTGCGTCTTTCGCGGCACTCTTACCTTACTTCAACCGATGACCCGATGGCCCGATCACCCGATTCTTAGATTCTGCATCCAACTTCTATTGACGCAGAGCTGCTGCTCGTGCGTCATCAGCTGATCTCAGTTGCATTGAGGAGACCGATGTTTCGTTCCACTTCTTGTGCTTTTATTACGGTATTGATCTGCGGAGTTGCGGCCGCACAACAGCCTTCCGGCACCTCGGCTGCGCCTGCTCCCGGAACGCATATGGATCAATCGACCGTGCAGACGGTCGGAACGACGCAGAATGGAGCTGGCGCCACTACGACAAGACCGCAACCGTCGGCGAATACGCCGCCCGCGGTTTCCTCGTCGGACGTCAGTGCAGGAAACTCTCTCGTTGCCAATCCGCCGCAGCCGGTGACTAAAACTCTTGGCGGCGGAGGTCTCGTCGATCCTAACGATGTTGCTGACCTGCTTGCCCCTAAACCGCTAGAGTCAAGCAAGCTCTCTCTGATCGGCGGAACGGTGAAAAGTATCGATCAGATTCGCGACAACATGACCGTGCACGTCTATGACGCCGGGACCATGCGCGTGAAGTTCGATCAGCGAACGCACTTTTACCGCGACGGAAAAGAGACTACGCAGTTAACCGTGAAAAAAGGTGACCGCGTCTATCTCGATACCCAGCTCTTTGAAGGCAAAGTATTCGCCAAGAACGTGCAGGTTGAATCTGGGAGCCGCTCTGCGGATGCCAGCGGTCAGATAGTGAGCTTCAATCGCAAGACCGGGGACATGGTTGTGCAGGATCAACTCGCAGGCAGCACTGTGAAATTCCGAGTCGATCCGCAGACGACGATCAAGCAAGGCGACGCGAAGACAACCGCAAGCGCTCTACGTCCAGGATCGCTGATCGCGGTGAAATTCTCACCACGCTCCCGCAGCATCGGTGCGGCCGAGGAAGTGTCGATCCTCGCGTCGCCCGGCACGTCGTTCACATACTTTGGTCGCGTGACGCACCTCGACCTGCACGCAGGGCTTCTCGCTATCGAGAACCAGGCGGACGGCAAGGTCTATGACATTCACTTCGATTCCGCCACGCGGATACCTGACAATTTGACGATCGGAAGCCAGGTAACAGCCGTCGCAATGTTCCGC encodes:
- a CDS encoding DUF5666 domain-containing protein; this encodes MFRSTSCAFITVLICGVAAAQQPSGTSAAPAPGTHMDQSTVQTVGTTQNGAGATTTRPQPSANTPPAVSSSDVSAGNSLVANPPQPVTKTLGGGGLVDPNDVADLLAPKPLESSKLSLIGGTVKSIDQIRDNMTVHVYDAGTMRVKFDQRTHFYRDGKETTQLTVKKGDRVYLDTQLFEGKVFAKNVQVESGSRSADASGQIVSFNRKTGDMVVQDQLAGSTVKFRVDPQTTIKQGDAKTTASALRPGSLIAVKFSPRSRSIGAAEEVSILASPGTSFTYFGRVTHLDLHAGLLAIENQADGKVYDIHFDSATRIPDNLTIGSQVTAVAMFRGNDYVAQSIEVNSGPDRAAMTEAQQNAAAAADSEKHGKKDRFKDDRSKRNDKDRDKSYSDDDQL
- a CDS encoding tetratricopeptide repeat protein, which gives rise to MILVKSPWSRISLVLFSTVLLASFLHAEEKTLRISIPKRSKPTPVQALNRDGVKAVEKHDYAKAKKLFYKAYLLDPDDPFTLNNLGYIAELEGDVDRAQRFYQLSQDQKSQATIDRASNDNIKGKTVAEVAGHAQTGNVQSNVLNVEAISLLNKDRVAEADAILQKALRIDPRNPFTLNNMGYTKEKEGELEAAINYYRAAADANSDEPVIVTVNKSWRGRPISKVAASNAKKVQSALAKEDSTDARVARLNQRGVSALNRNNRAEALKYFTQAYKLNPEDAFALNNMGYVAELNGDRESANFYYSKAKEADNHERHVTLASRAEDEGKKLVEVADKNDSKTEASIQAQQELNRRSGKTPALVGRGTRRPATTTPDNDNQPR